The Chitinophagales bacterium genome has a window encoding:
- a CDS encoding GNAT family N-acetyltransferase gives MAHLNFKKITPADKEYADVFELREEILRKPIGLSLHDEDLSDEVNDHILIAEDNDEIIACLILSPRPGNTVQLRQMAVAVKHQGRSIGKQLVNYAEQFAREHGYERIMLHARMVAKGFYERLGYLQTGDEFTEVGIPHIQMEKRTG, from the coding sequence ATGGCCCACCTTAATTTCAAAAAGATAACTCCGGCAGATAAAGAGTACGCTGATGTTTTTGAACTAAGGGAAGAGATATTGCGCAAGCCGATAGGCTTATCGCTGCATGATGAGGATCTGAGCGATGAGGTGAATGACCATATACTTATTGCAGAGGATAATGACGAAATAATAGCCTGCCTGATACTGAGCCCCAGGCCGGGAAACACAGTGCAACTGAGACAGATGGCCGTTGCCGTAAAACACCAGGGGAGAAGCATTGGCAAACAATTAGTAAACTATGCCGAACAATTTGCCCGGGAGCATGGTTATGAGCGTATCATGCTGCACGCCCGAATGGTAGCCAAAGGGTTTTATGAACGGCTGGGCTACCTGCAGACAGGCGATGAGTTTACAGAAGTAGGCATACCACATATCCAAATGGAAAAACGAACAGGTTGA
- the polA gene encoding DNA polymerase I, whose translation MEDKRLFLLDAFALIFRAYYALIRSPRITSTGKNTNAQFGFTNTLYELIRKENPTHLAVVFDTSAPTERHTDFADYKANRQEAPEDLVAAIPDIKRIIKGFNIPVMECDGFEADDVIGGLAYEAADMGYQVYMVTPDKDYGQLVRDNIFIYKPGYQGNGVEILGPKEVCEKWNIKRVDQVIDMLGLMGDAVDNIPGIAGVGEKTAAKLLAEYDTLENILDNADKIKGKMGEKIAAGRENAIMSKKLATIITETPCKFHEEDFHLDPPDTEALKEVFAELEFRTLAKRILGEDAVQTAVVEVNANAPLDLFGNPIPQAQRPAPKETITEEAPEPEATLELKTIANTEHNYKLVTDEAGAKELVQNILQQKEVAFDTETTGIDANLADILGMSFCWEKGNAYYVSVPHDREAAVAFMKIFQPVFDKEDMLWIGQNIKYDLTILKWYGFALKGKIYDTMLAHYVIEPEGKHNMDMMSEKYLGYEPVSIETLIGKKGKGQGSMKDAPIEEVKEYAAEDADITLQLKKALDPLLDEKEVRTVFTDVENALVPVLLDMEYEGVGIDTDFLKQYSKELEKDIKAAEESVYQQAGIAFNLASPKQLGEVLFDKMKLDDKAKKTKTGQYATGEDVLQKLRDKHKIVDDILVFRELSKLKSTYVDALPTMINPRTGRVHTNFNQSVAVTGRLSSINPNLQNIPIRTDRGREIRKAFIPREKGWLLLSADYSQIELRIVAAISKDEAMIQAFKDNVDIHTATAAKVYGVSIDDVTKDMRRAAKAVNFGIIYGQTAFGLAGSLGIGRTEAKEIIDNYFIQYPGIKQYMDDTINFARETGYVQTLMGRKRYLADINSANQTVRGFAERNAINSPIQGTAADMIKLAMIKVKKALDTSGLQSKMILQVHDELVFDVPEKEVDELKKLVVEGMESAMPLPGDVPVMAEAGVGENWLAAH comes from the coding sequence ATGGAAGATAAAAGACTCTTTTTACTGGATGCCTTCGCATTGATATTCCGTGCATATTATGCTTTGATACGTAGTCCTCGTATTACGAGCACCGGTAAAAACACCAACGCCCAGTTTGGCTTTACCAATACACTGTATGAACTGATAAGAAAAGAGAACCCTACACACCTGGCAGTAGTATTTGATACGTCAGCACCTACTGAAAGACATACTGATTTTGCTGATTACAAAGCAAACCGCCAGGAGGCACCAGAAGACCTCGTAGCAGCTATACCGGATATTAAACGTATCATCAAAGGTTTTAACATACCGGTTATGGAATGTGATGGCTTCGAAGCTGATGATGTGATAGGTGGACTGGCATACGAAGCTGCTGATATGGGTTACCAGGTATATATGGTAACACCCGATAAAGATTATGGCCAGCTGGTCCGTGACAACATATTTATATACAAGCCCGGGTACCAGGGTAATGGTGTGGAAATACTGGGGCCTAAAGAAGTGTGCGAGAAGTGGAACATTAAGAGAGTAGACCAGGTGATAGATATGCTGGGCCTTATGGGCGATGCGGTAGATAATATTCCTGGTATTGCAGGTGTTGGTGAAAAGACAGCTGCCAAACTGCTGGCAGAATATGATACACTGGAGAATATACTGGACAATGCAGATAAGATAAAAGGTAAGATGGGTGAAAAGATAGCTGCCGGCAGGGAGAATGCCATCATGTCTAAAAAGTTGGCGACTATCATTACCGAAACGCCATGCAAATTCCACGAAGAAGATTTTCACCTGGACCCACCTGATACAGAAGCCCTAAAGGAAGTATTTGCGGAACTGGAATTCAGGACACTGGCAAAACGCATATTGGGAGAAGATGCTGTACAAACCGCGGTTGTTGAGGTAAATGCCAATGCCCCGCTCGACCTGTTCGGCAATCCTATTCCACAGGCACAACGCCCTGCACCTAAAGAGACCATAACTGAAGAAGCGCCGGAGCCAGAGGCAACTCTCGAATTAAAAACTATTGCCAATACAGAACATAACTATAAACTGGTGACTGATGAGGCAGGTGCAAAGGAGCTGGTACAAAATATCCTGCAACAAAAGGAAGTAGCATTTGATACAGAGACCACAGGCATTGACGCCAACCTCGCGGATATATTGGGCATGAGTTTCTGCTGGGAGAAAGGTAATGCATATTATGTATCGGTGCCACACGATAGAGAGGCTGCTGTTGCCTTTATGAAAATTTTTCAACCTGTATTTGATAAAGAGGATATGCTATGGATAGGACAGAATATCAAGTACGACCTGACCATACTTAAATGGTATGGTTTTGCGCTGAAAGGAAAGATATACGACACCATGCTGGCGCACTACGTAATAGAGCCTGAGGGCAAGCACAACATGGACATGATGAGCGAGAAATACCTTGGTTACGAGCCGGTGTCTATTGAAACACTGATAGGCAAGAAGGGCAAAGGACAAGGCAGTATGAAAGACGCGCCGATAGAAGAGGTAAAGGAATATGCAGCAGAAGATGCGGATATCACATTGCAATTGAAAAAAGCGCTCGACCCGCTTTTAGATGAAAAAGAAGTACGCACCGTTTTTACAGATGTAGAGAACGCACTGGTGCCTGTGCTGCTGGATATGGAGTATGAAGGAGTTGGGATAGATACTGACTTCCTGAAGCAATACTCCAAAGAGCTGGAGAAGGATATTAAAGCTGCCGAAGAGAGTGTATATCAACAGGCGGGTATAGCTTTCAACCTGGCATCACCTAAACAACTGGGCGAGGTCCTCTTTGACAAAATGAAACTGGACGATAAGGCGAAAAAAACCAAAACAGGCCAGTATGCAACAGGTGAAGATGTCCTGCAAAAGCTGCGGGATAAACATAAGATAGTAGATGATATACTTGTATTCCGCGAGCTGAGTAAACTTAAGAGTACTTATGTAGATGCACTGCCCACCATGATCAATCCACGCACCGGTAGGGTGCATACAAATTTCAATCAATCGGTGGCGGTAACCGGCAGGCTGAGCAGTATCAATCCCAATCTGCAGAACATTCCTATTCGTACAGACCGTGGCCGTGAAATAAGAAAAGCATTCATACCAAGAGAAAAGGGCTGGTTGTTGTTATCGGCCGACTATTCGCAGATAGAGTTACGCATCGTGGCAGCCATCAGCAAAGATGAGGCTATGATACAGGCGTTTAAAGACAATGTAGATATACACACGGCAACTGCAGCAAAGGTATATGGTGTGTCGATAGATGATGTGACCAAAGACATGCGCCGGGCTGCCAAGGCTGTAAACTTTGGTATCATTTACGGGCAAACGGCATTCGGATTGGCGGGTTCATTAGGTATTGGCCGTACAGAAGCCAAGGAGATCATTGACAACTATTTCATACAATACCCGGGTATCAAACAATACATGGATGATACCATCAACTTTGCCCGAGAGACTGGTTATGTACAAACACTTATGGGTCGAAAGCGCTACCTGGCAGATATTAACTCTGCCAACCAGACAGTGCGTGGTTTTGCTGAGCGTAACGCCATCAATAGCCCCATACAAGGTACAGCAGCAGATATGATAAAGCTGGCCATGATAAAAGTGAAAAAGGCGCTGGATACTTCAGGACTTCAGTCTAAGATGATATTGCAGGTACACGATGAATTGGTATTTGATGTGCCGGAGAAGGAAGTAGATGAACTGAAAAAACTTGTGGTAGAAGGTATGGAATCAGCTATGCCATTGCCTGGGGATGTGCCGGTAATGGCCGAGGCAGGTGTTGGAGAGAATTGGCTGGCAGCACACTAA
- a CDS encoding sigma-70 family RNA polymerase sigma factor, which translates to MELNDYNTCVREWSDAVFRFACKCTGNQEDARDIVQNSFSILWQKREDVEPAKAKSFLFQVAYRQSIDLYRKQNRISYKEEVQDARVVTTTNTDLKKVLDRALSKLDDQARALVLLKDYEGYTYNEIAQITGLSDSQVKVYLHRARKTLKDYLVSVEHII; encoded by the coding sequence ATGGAGCTTAATGACTATAACACTTGCGTAAGGGAGTGGTCCGACGCGGTTTTTCGGTTTGCCTGCAAATGCACCGGCAACCAGGAGGACGCCAGGGATATAGTTCAGAACAGCTTCTCAATACTGTGGCAAAAAAGAGAAGATGTGGAGCCGGCAAAAGCCAAATCTTTTCTGTTCCAGGTGGCCTATAGGCAGTCGATCGACCTGTACCGCAAACAGAACAGGATAAGCTACAAAGAAGAGGTACAGGATGCTAGGGTGGTGACGACCACTAATACCGACCTGAAGAAAGTGTTAGACAGGGCCCTGTCTAAACTGGACGACCAGGCGAGGGCACTGGTGCTACTGAAGGATTATGAAGGGTATACCTATAATGAAATAGCGCAAATAACCGGGCTGTCCGACTCGCAGGTAAAAGTGTACCTGCACCGTGCACGGAAAACATTGAAGGACTACCTTGTAAGCGTTGAACATATAATATAA
- a CDS encoding outer membrane beta-barrel protein: MYIKKIGLLFALSLLLNNAAKAQEEEKTDGKVGKSISISQDGISFDKGNQKDKPFYIDFFVLDIGLNSIQDKSNYTSTAAQTLLQVPDDYQNENLFSLRSGKSWNVNIWPVLPSWRLVNGDGQKIFIGSGVGLQMYNFRFNKPVTYANNVNPVVFLDSTHTFKKNKLAVTYLSIPLMLTFKTKAAKKAWIVYGFGITGGYRITSHMKQISKEDGKQKDHDKFNLNDFNSCATAEIGLDGYFRLYASYQITALHDNGLDQHPLSIGLRIGGI, encoded by the coding sequence ATGTATATAAAAAAAATAGGCCTGTTGTTTGCCTTAAGCCTGTTACTCAACAATGCAGCAAAGGCACAGGAAGAGGAGAAAACAGATGGTAAAGTGGGCAAGAGCATTTCCATCAGCCAGGATGGTATAAGCTTTGATAAGGGGAATCAGAAAGACAAACCATTCTACATCGACTTTTTTGTACTGGATATAGGCTTGAACTCTATACAGGATAAATCAAACTATACAAGCACTGCTGCACAAACACTGTTGCAAGTACCGGATGATTATCAGAATGAAAACCTCTTCAGTCTGCGCAGCGGTAAATCATGGAATGTAAATATCTGGCCGGTATTACCCTCTTGGCGATTAGTGAACGGTGACGGCCAGAAAATATTCATCGGGTCGGGTGTCGGATTACAGATGTACAACTTCCGGTTTAACAAACCGGTTACGTATGCCAATAATGTCAACCCCGTTGTTTTCCTGGATAGTACTCATACTTTTAAGAAGAATAAACTGGCAGTAACATACCTGAGCATACCACTAATGCTGACCTTTAAAACCAAAGCGGCTAAAAAAGCCTGGATAGTTTATGGATTTGGTATTACCGGGGGATATCGTATCACGTCTCACATGAAACAGATATCAAAGGAAGATGGCAAGCAAAAAGATCATGATAAGTTCAACCTTAATGATTTTAATAGTTGTGCCACCGCTGAAATAGGGTTGGATGGTTACTTCAGGCTATATGCCAGCTACCAGATAACTGCGCTGCATGATAATGGGTTGGACCAGCACCCGCTTAGCATAGGCCTAAGGATAGGAGGTATCTAA
- a CDS encoding Hpt domain-containing protein, giving the protein MEEQLVDFDFLEELSGGDSKYKFELLTIFLDTVGEGLANLEKLIKETGDMDAIYKQAHALKSSAGIVKVRDMHGQLARIEELGRANTGESEINSLFDDLMSTYRQAHPLLVGVRDKNKPADA; this is encoded by the coding sequence ATGGAGGAGCAATTAGTTGATTTTGATTTTCTGGAGGAGTTGTCCGGAGGAGATTCGAAATATAAATTTGAATTACTGACCATTTTCCTGGATACAGTGGGCGAAGGTTTAGCCAACCTGGAAAAACTTATTAAGGAAACAGGTGATATGGATGCTATTTATAAACAGGCACATGCGCTCAAATCAAGTGCCGGTATTGTCAAAGTGAGAGATATGCACGGCCAACTGGCCAGGATTGAAGAGTTGGGCCGGGCAAATACGGGCGAAAGCGAGATCAACAGCCTGTTTGATGACCTTATGAGCACATACAGGCAAGCACATCCCTTGCTGGTTGGTGTGCGCGACAAGAATAAACCAGCAGATGCATAA
- a CDS encoding polysaccharide biosynthesis protein, whose amino-acid sequence MQYKIRILPRWFIFLLDLACIQLCIFFSFILRFNFNLEEVAKYNISFILIASLLLNGILFYLLKSYAGIIRYTNIEDTFRLLIVNSIAAIFYFSINFGVNFFASEVNLFPTSVVVINFFITNFVLITYRLLVRYTFNYYKATQNETVKIKAAVFDTGEYGLQTKKVINNFPSSNIQIVAFIDDVLSKSGKLMENIPIYNTDDASFQKLKEDGVELLIIANKKLSKEQLVHLVDTSLKYGMKVQQVPPIREWLNGQLGAQQLKDIKIEDLLEREVIKIHNDKIHFELKGKRILVTGAAGSIGSELVRQLIKYKPSIIILCDKAETPMHDLHLEIMENYKHATVKTYLGDITDRVRMEHLFEIFNPEVVFHAAAYKHVPLMEDNPSVAVLNNVMGTKNLAELSVANGVEKFVMVSTDKAVNPTNIMGATKRIAEIFTQSYYKDLIKGNETGEKVSVTKFVTTRFGNVLGSNGSVIPRFKKQLDKGGPITVTHPEITRYFMTIPEACQLVIEAGVMGQGSEIFVFDMGKPVKIVDLARRIIKLAGKEPDVDIKIEYTGLRPGEKLYEELLSDSENVMPTYHDKIMIAKVAEYDFEVVREKVEKLLASAKQHYTLETVGLIKDLVPEYTSNNSSYQNSDQLDKKLNQ is encoded by the coding sequence ATGCAATATAAAATACGCATTTTGCCCCGCTGGTTTATTTTCCTGTTAGATCTTGCGTGCATCCAGCTTTGTATTTTCTTTTCTTTTATTCTACGTTTCAATTTTAACCTTGAGGAAGTTGCCAAGTATAATATCTCCTTTATACTGATTGCATCTTTGTTGCTGAATGGCATTTTGTTCTACTTGCTTAAGAGCTATGCGGGCATTATCAGGTATACCAATATTGAAGATACATTTCGGCTGCTGATAGTCAACTCAATAGCAGCAATATTCTATTTCTCTATCAACTTTGGTGTTAACTTTTTCGCCTCAGAAGTGAACCTTTTCCCCACTTCAGTTGTCGTTATCAACTTCTTCATTACCAACTTCGTACTGATTACCTACCGCTTGCTGGTGCGCTATACGTTTAACTACTACAAAGCCACACAGAACGAGACTGTAAAGATCAAAGCTGCTGTTTTTGATACCGGAGAATATGGACTGCAGACTAAAAAAGTGATCAATAATTTTCCCAGCAGTAACATACAGATAGTAGCTTTTATAGATGACGTGCTGAGCAAGAGCGGCAAGCTGATGGAGAACATCCCTATTTACAATACGGATGATGCCAGCTTCCAGAAGCTGAAAGAAGACGGAGTAGAGCTACTCATTATTGCCAATAAAAAGCTTTCGAAAGAGCAACTGGTGCATCTGGTAGATACCAGCCTGAAATATGGCATGAAGGTGCAGCAGGTGCCACCGATACGTGAATGGCTGAACGGACAGCTGGGCGCACAGCAATTAAAAGATATCAAGATCGAGGACCTGCTGGAACGTGAGGTGATCAAGATCCATAACGATAAGATACATTTTGAATTGAAGGGCAAGCGTATACTTGTAACAGGAGCAGCGGGCTCAATAGGAAGTGAGCTGGTACGCCAGTTGATAAAATACAAGCCTTCAATCATCATCTTGTGTGATAAAGCTGAAACTCCGATGCACGACCTGCACCTGGAGATTATGGAGAACTATAAACACGCCACGGTAAAAACTTACCTGGGAGATATCACAGACAGGGTGCGTATGGAACACCTGTTTGAAATATTCAACCCCGAAGTGGTATTCCATGCAGCAGCATATAAACATGTACCCCTGATGGAAGATAACCCATCTGTAGCTGTACTGAATAATGTGATGGGCACCAAGAACCTGGCTGAGCTTTCTGTTGCCAATGGTGTAGAGAAATTCGTGATGGTTTCGACAGACAAAGCTGTTAACCCGACCAACATCATGGGTGCTACCAAGCGCATAGCCGAGATATTTACCCAGAGCTACTATAAAGATCTGATAAAAGGTAATGAAACCGGTGAAAAAGTAAGTGTCACCAAGTTCGTCACCACCCGTTTCGGTAATGTACTTGGATCCAATGGTTCCGTTATTCCACGCTTCAAAAAGCAATTGGATAAAGGCGGACCGATAACAGTTACGCACCCTGAAATAACACGTTATTTCATGACCATACCTGAGGCATGCCAGCTGGTAATTGAAGCAGGTGTAATGGGACAGGGTAGCGAAATATTCGTATTTGATATGGGCAAGCCCGTGAAGATAGTTGACCTTGCCAGAAGGATCATTAAACTGGCGGGTAAAGAGCCGGATGTAGACATCAAGATAGAGTACACCGGACTGAGGCCGGGCGAAAAACTGTACGAAGAATTATTGAGCGACTCAGAAAATGTGATGCCTACGTATCACGACAAAATAATGATAGCCAAAGTAGCGGAATATGATTTTGAAGTGGTACGAGAGAAAGTAGAGAAGTTGTTGGCCAGTGCGAAACAGCACTATACGCTGGAAACAGTGGGACTGATAAAAGATCTTGTACCGGAATACACCAGCAACAATTCATCTTACCAAAACAGTGATCAGTTGGATAAGAAACTAAACCAATAG
- a CDS encoding sugar transferase, whose product MKRLLDILFSLTGIVVLSPLLLYISMRIKMDTTGNIFYKQKRVGKGGKEFFLFKFRTMNAGSDKTDLLTYGTTDARITGFGSFLRRYKLDELPQLFNVLIGDMSIVGPRPEVKKYVDLYTPEQRLILNVKPGITDMASISFFNENELLATQPQPEQYYIEYIMPEKIKLNQVFITSPNVFNYFRIIALTIKKIATH is encoded by the coding sequence ATGAAAAGGCTCCTGGATATTTTGTTCTCCCTTACCGGGATAGTAGTATTAAGTCCGCTCCTGTTGTATATCTCTATGCGTATCAAAATGGATACGACAGGCAATATTTTTTACAAGCAAAAGCGTGTAGGTAAGGGAGGCAAGGAGTTTTTCCTATTCAAATTCAGGACTATGAATGCAGGCTCTGACAAAACAGACCTACTTACATACGGCACAACCGATGCGCGCATTACCGGATTCGGCTCCTTTCTACGACGTTATAAGTTAGATGAACTTCCACAGCTTTTTAATGTATTGATCGGCGATATGAGCATTGTTGGCCCACGCCCGGAGGTGAAGAAGTATGTGGATTTGTACACGCCTGAGCAAAGGCTGATACTGAATGTAAAACCCGGCATTACTGATATGGCCTCTATCAGTTTTTTTAACGAGAATGAACTACTTGCAACACAGCCACAGCCAGAGCAATATTATATTGAATATATTATGCCTGAAAAGATCAAACTCAACCAGGTATTCATTACTTCCCCCAATGTGTTCAACTATTTCCGCATCATAGCATTAACCATAAAAAAAATAGCCACACATTAA
- a CDS encoding DegT/DnrJ/EryC1/StrS family aminotransferase: MRKIDFAPPYIDDDIVAAVTETLRSGWLTTGPRVRELEDLSARLFGLEKTICVNSWSSGAAIVFKWLGIGPGDEVIVPAYTYAATALSVLHTGATPVMVDVQDDFNIDPEKIKQAITPRTKAIMCVDIGGWPCDYEVINELVEADDVRNNFQPGSDIQEAFGRPAVIADAAHSIGAIYDNRPAVQFADISIISMHSVKNITTAEGGIICLSLPEPFNNEEVYRWMKLISMNGQDRDAFAKKRIGSWRYDIVTDGLKANLTDVCASIGLTQLRKYNDFMLPERRRVYDHYTAFFKDKDWAIIPPGHEETRKSSHYLYQLRIKDITEEQRDDIIQKIMDSGVSVNVHFLPLPTLTVFSERSYKVEDYPNTYRNYACEISLPIYVQLTDEDCAYVEEQVEKAYIEVVS, encoded by the coding sequence ATGCGGAAAATTGATTTTGCGCCGCCGTATATAGACGATGATATTGTAGCGGCTGTTACTGAAACTCTGAGATCCGGTTGGTTAACCACCGGCCCGAGAGTGCGTGAACTGGAAGATCTGTCTGCCCGGCTGTTTGGCTTAGAAAAAACAATTTGTGTTAACTCATGGTCGTCAGGGGCAGCAATTGTATTCAAATGGCTGGGCATTGGCCCCGGCGATGAGGTCATCGTACCTGCTTATACCTATGCAGCAACCGCATTGAGCGTTTTACACACGGGTGCAACACCTGTTATGGTAGATGTACAGGACGATTTTAACATTGACCCGGAAAAGATAAAACAGGCCATCACACCACGTACCAAAGCTATTATGTGTGTGGATATTGGTGGTTGGCCTTGCGACTATGAAGTTATAAACGAACTGGTAGAAGCAGACGATGTGCGGAATAATTTCCAGCCGGGTTCTGATATACAGGAAGCCTTTGGAAGGCCTGCGGTTATTGCAGACGCTGCACACTCCATCGGCGCGATATATGATAATCGCCCTGCGGTACAGTTTGCAGATATTTCCATCATCTCTATGCATAGTGTAAAGAATATCACTACTGCAGAGGGAGGTATCATTTGTCTGAGCTTGCCCGAACCATTTAACAACGAGGAGGTATACAGGTGGATGAAACTGATATCTATGAATGGCCAGGACAGGGATGCATTTGCCAAGAAACGCATCGGCAGCTGGCGGTATGATATAGTGACAGACGGGCTCAAAGCCAACCTGACAGATGTTTGCGCATCAATAGGGCTGACACAACTGCGTAAGTACAATGACTTTATGTTGCCCGAACGCCGTAGAGTGTATGACCATTATACTGCATTTTTTAAGGATAAAGACTGGGCCATCATCCCTCCGGGGCATGAGGAAACCCGTAAGTCTTCACATTACCTGTACCAGCTACGCATAAAGGACATTACCGAGGAGCAAAGGGATGATATCATTCAAAAGATAATGGATTCAGGTGTGAGTGTGAATGTACATTTCCTGCCTCTGCCTACACTTACCGTGTTTAGCGAACGTAGCTACAAAGTAGAAGACTACCCGAATACCTACAGGAATTATGCCTGTGAGATATCTTTACCTATCTATGTACAGCTTACTGATGAGGATTGTGCCTATGTTGAAGAGCAGGTGGAAAAAGCGTACATTGAGGTGGTTTCATGA
- a CDS encoding Gfo/Idh/MocA family oxidoreductase produces MSSAKIRFAVLGCGHIGTRHADMIMANDGCELVAVIDAAPALQNRVEKDYQVPFFSSLEAFLASDTQADVVNIATPNALHAAQALACIKAGCHVVIEKPMALTTADCNSILECAATHDRQVFCVMQNRYSAPMRWLKELVTQGILGDIYMVNVHCYWNRDERYYTGKTWHGTKYLDGGTLFTQFSHYVDLLYWVFGDVQDITARFANNNHKEMIDFEDSADISFRFNGGGMGSLSYSTSVWDRNMESTLVVVAEKGTVKIGGQYMDKIEYCHIKDYELKENISSHNLQVNGYTGAKANHYYVIQNVVDVLKGSSGITTNAMEGTKVVEIIEHVYALKD; encoded by the coding sequence ATGAGTAGCGCAAAGATCCGTTTCGCTGTTCTTGGCTGCGGGCACATCGGTACTCGCCATGCTGATATGATTATGGCCAATGATGGTTGTGAGCTCGTTGCTGTTATTGATGCAGCACCTGCTTTGCAGAACAGGGTGGAAAAGGACTATCAGGTGCCTTTTTTCAGCTCATTGGAGGCATTCCTTGCTTCGGACACCCAGGCCGATGTGGTGAATATAGCAACACCCAACGCACTGCATGCCGCACAGGCACTTGCCTGTATCAAAGCAGGCTGCCATGTGGTTATAGAAAAACCAATGGCATTGACCACAGCAGATTGTAACAGCATACTGGAATGTGCAGCTACTCATGACAGGCAGGTATTCTGTGTAATGCAGAACCGTTATTCAGCCCCTATGCGGTGGTTGAAAGAATTAGTGACGCAAGGCATTCTGGGTGATATATACATGGTAAATGTGCATTGTTACTGGAACAGGGATGAACGCTACTACACGGGTAAGACATGGCACGGTACCAAATATCTGGACGGTGGCACGCTATTTACCCAGTTCAGCCATTATGTAGATTTATTATATTGGGTGTTCGGCGATGTGCAGGATATTACCGCGCGTTTCGCCAACAACAATCATAAGGAAATGATAGATTTTGAGGACAGTGCGGATATCAGTTTTAGGTTCAACGGTGGCGGCATGGGCTCCCTGAGCTATTCTACCTCTGTTTGGGACAGGAATATGGAAAGTACCCTCGTGGTTGTGGCTGAGAAAGGAACAGTAAAGATAGGTGGTCAGTATATGGATAAAATAGAATATTGCCATATAAAAGACTATGAATTAAAGGAAAACATATCTTCGCACAACTTGCAGGTAAACGGGTATACAGGAGCCAAAGCAAACCATTACTATGTGATACAGAACGTGGTAGATGTATTGAAAGGTAGCTCTGGTATTACCACTAATGCAATGGAAGGAACAAAAGTTGTAGAAATAATAGAGCACGTATACGCCCTAAAAGATTAA
- a CDS encoding class I SAM-dependent methyltransferase, with protein sequence MKDSSTNNLPVQDIIEWDILNWSQLMAYWQPVLEQLPRDSKVLAIGERNGGLSLWLALMGYHVTCTDIDDITSTAGQLHARYNVSNKIEYRKLDIVNDKWPDEQYDIIIAKSVIGGVKAQRDNAGSRSFEVQRQAVNNILNMLKPGGYFLSAENMMGGWLTRSVRGVGKRASGWRYISYSELKELFNAFSLVQTKTFGILPTFFSRRVYNTTAYFLNRYLLDILSPATKYVAFTIARK encoded by the coding sequence TTGAAAGATTCATCAACGAATAATCTCCCCGTACAGGATATAATAGAATGGGACATACTTAACTGGTCTCAACTAATGGCTTATTGGCAACCTGTACTGGAACAACTTCCCCGTGATAGCAAAGTATTGGCCATAGGCGAGCGCAATGGTGGGTTATCGCTATGGTTGGCATTGATGGGGTATCATGTTACCTGCACCGATATTGATGATATAACATCAACAGCAGGCCAACTACATGCCCGGTATAATGTCTCCAATAAAATTGAGTACAGGAAACTTGACATAGTAAACGACAAGTGGCCTGATGAGCAATACGATATCATCATAGCAAAATCTGTAATAGGTGGAGTGAAGGCACAGCGGGATAATGCAGGCTCAAGAAGTTTTGAGGTTCAACGACAGGCAGTTAATAATATCCTGAATATGCTGAAGCCGGGCGGTTATTTCCTCTCGGCAGAGAATATGATGGGAGGATGGCTTACACGGTCGGTTCGTGGCGTGGGTAAGCGCGCTTCAGGCTGGCGTTACATTTCTTACAGCGAACTCAAAGAATTATTCAACGCCTTCAGCCTTGTACAAACCAAAACATTTGGTATTTTACCAACCTTTTTTTCTCGTAGGGTGTATAACACAACAGCGTATTTTTTAAACAGGTACCTGCTGGATATATTATCCCCTGCGACAAAATATGTAGCTTTTACGATAGCCCGGAAATAG